From a region of the Acidicapsa acidisoli genome:
- a CDS encoding chitobiase/beta-hexosaminidase C-terminal domain-containing protein codes for MSCSLFALTGCGFVHFSPAVTPVFSPASGTYGNSQQVTIRYAAEGARIHYTTDGTPPTAVSAVYSGPILVNSNVTLSAVAITVDSLTSPVASAKYSIASPSLSFSPASQQITVLQGGIASDEFTFQRGGSFNGPVSLSVSGLPVGVTASWSSNPVTLSSSGGGASTLTLTAAPSAALGTTPITVTACGDGLTETQTVEVSVANTPRIAVFSSEALTMQSAGQASIEVTSNPQDGAHGPASATGATLNLISGLPQGVTSSISAPTIYSSGIVAWTVNLKGSNTAVAGSSTLNLVAQVTDAVSGAVYSASQSVALNVQLTPPMLSVTPASQQMSVVQGAMASDEFIFQRGGSFNGPVSLSVSGLPARVTASWSSNPVTLSSSSGASTLTLTAAASAVLGTAPITVTASGDGLTETQTVNLRVPSGIQIYPLAATLTMQSAGLASIVVTANPKDGAHGPASAAGAMLNLVAGLPSGVTSSISAPTIYSSGIVAWTVNLKGSSSTVAGSSTLNLVAQVTDAVSGVVYLASQSVALNVQLTPPTLSFSPASQQITVVQGTMASDEFTFQRGGSFNGPVSLSVSGLPAGVSASWSSNPVTLSSSGGGASTLTLTAAASAVLGTAPITVTACGDGLTETQTMSLNIPSGIRISVSPATPILQTLGQASIVVTSNPQDGAHGPTSAADAMLKLVSGLPPGVTSSIGAPTIYSSGIVAWTVNLKGSSEAVAGSSTLNLVAQVTDAVSGVIYSASQSVALNVQLTPPMLSFTPVSQQMTVVQGATASDEFIFQRGGSFNGLVSLSVSGLPARVTASWSSNPVTLSSSSGTSTLTLTAAPSAALGNTPITVTASGDGLTETQKVNLAVTDVPRITVSSSESLTMQSAGQASIKVISSPLDGAHGPASAAGATLSLVSGLPSGVTSSIGAPSISSSGVVAWTVNLKGSSAAVAGSSTLNLVAQVTDAVSGVIYSASQSVALNVQLTPPMLSVTPVSQQMTVVQGATASDEFIFQRGGSFNGPVSLSVSGLPVRVTASWSSNPVTLSPSGGASTLTLTAAASAALGTAPITVTASGDGLTETQTVNLRIPSGIQIFPLAAALTMQSAGEASIVVTANPQDGAHGPAGAAGAMLNLVAGLPPGVTSSISAPTIYSSGIVAWTVNLKGSSAAVAGSSTLNLVAQVTDSVSGVVYSASQSVALNVQLTPPTLSFTPASQQMTVVQGATASDEFTFQRGGSFNEPVSLSASGLPAGVTASWSSNPVTLSSSGGGASTLTLTAAPSAAQGTTPITVTASGDGLTEIQTVSLNIPSGIRISVSPATPILQTLGQASIVVTSNPQDGGHGPASAAGAMLNLVSGLPPGVTFSISAPTIYSSGIVAWTVNLKGSSTAVVGSSTLNLVAQVTDAVSGMVYSASQNVALSVQLTPPTLSFTSTSQQMKVVQGAMASDEFSIKGGGSFNGPVSLSVSGLPAGVTASWSSNPVTLSSSGGASTLALTAAPSAALGTTPITVTASGDGLLENQNLNLQVSQAQITFSFSISNQETHTSAGVYNSSGVLVKTLWANTVFAPGTYTGGWDGTTDLGAPVPINGSYTVKLLTNNVNYNWDGMIGSTSENWLTPERWESFAWNGNLRMAFVGTTGWFSTGYAEGPFNFGYFEDTDPNRPMMVNPPNSNLPGGAVTSPYFDSDLMLVDVATDGQWLYFASQPMWSGLLSYVTAFDVSASDPNSAIPAVFGNGASTSGPSCSLYPESSCGITTPGATAWFNTTLSYIDSEPAGQLPPTGIAVQKNGNILAVAHGDYTSNGTSFMGSDLTAYQSNMIRLFDKRRGTSLGVITSISNPTQMAFNSQGLWVLSNGSVYLVSNPGGSNTVTQPIPSLSNPVSLATNSATDHVFILDGGTSQQMKEFDSNFHLVGTYGVLGGYNDCNPTIRNDHLMLDNSAITGQNSSNLSWIRVEETTGDVWIQDGGNMSRILHLTLASASNGINTYKYVNQIQFHFPNYALATSKTMPTRLFVRLFEYAVSYDPETPLQPGDPDPNLGGNGSWNLVKNWGVCADGAGGSTYEGFSASGQELGIVTAEQLTNGQAYVEIGRSGDLLVYELPSSGTSPMRMTSVSFLNWGWKQLFRDGSLGYTEKSGQAPNIIDTVYNAPLIGFDSQDNPQWGSFTPVAVAEINSTNQPVGNSGWSLNLTGVEPTTGGYYPVYQAGSPFNSSSTTRYPHLGAIKSGLQNYAWTTMPEVCMTVPDNHGGFPCTNSYGDHNGIGPEQTEGRNIFLMYDGQYASYGDQIYHYWEDGLLVGQFGNQFPYGNTPVGNPPTGQAGNIRRFTTVSNGNDVYLYHTDEAIHPPIHRWHISNLQSIHEFSVVSPLGATSTLQLNQLF; via the coding sequence TTGTCTTGTTCTTTATTTGCCTTGACCGGGTGCGGATTCGTTCATTTCTCGCCTGCAGTAACACCGGTATTCTCTCCTGCGAGCGGGACCTATGGGAACTCGCAACAAGTAACTATTCGCTATGCGGCCGAGGGAGCCAGAATCCACTACACCACCGACGGTACCCCGCCCACTGCGGTCTCGGCAGTTTACTCGGGCCCAATCTTGGTCAACTCCAATGTGACGCTCAGTGCTGTAGCCATCACCGTCGATTCGTTAACTAGCCCCGTTGCAAGTGCCAAATACTCGATTGCATCCCCCTCCCTGAGCTTCTCTCCGGCGAGCCAGCAGATAACGGTATTGCAGGGCGGAATCGCCAGCGACGAGTTCACCTTCCAGAGGGGTGGCTCGTTCAACGGGCCTGTGAGTCTGAGCGTCTCGGGTCTGCCGGTTGGGGTAACCGCATCCTGGAGCAGCAATCCGGTGACGCTTTCGTCGTCAGGCGGTGGCGCCAGCACGCTGACGCTGACCGCGGCGCCCTCCGCCGCACTGGGCACTACCCCGATCACTGTGACTGCCTGCGGCGATGGCCTGACGGAGACTCAGACCGTCGAGGTCAGTGTGGCAAACACACCGCGAATAGCAGTGTTCTCTTCGGAGGCACTTACCATGCAATCGGCAGGACAGGCCTCAATTGAAGTAACCTCGAATCCGCAGGATGGAGCGCACGGTCCGGCCAGCGCAACTGGTGCGACGCTAAACCTGATCTCTGGCCTGCCCCAGGGTGTAACCTCCTCGATCAGTGCGCCAACCATATACTCTTCGGGGATCGTCGCGTGGACAGTGAACCTGAAGGGGAGCAATACAGCGGTGGCCGGATCCTCGACCTTGAATCTGGTCGCACAGGTGACCGATGCAGTCAGCGGCGCGGTCTACTCGGCGAGCCAGAGTGTGGCGTTGAACGTGCAGCTTACACCTCCCATGCTGAGCGTCACTCCGGCGAGCCAGCAGATGTCGGTCGTACAGGGCGCAATGGCCAGTGACGAGTTCATCTTCCAGAGAGGTGGCTCGTTCAACGGGCCGGTGAGCCTGAGTGTCTCGGGCCTGCCGGCCAGAGTAACCGCATCCTGGAGCAGCAATCCGGTGACGCTTTCCTCGTCGAGCGGTGCCAGCACGCTGACGCTGACCGCGGCGGCCTCGGCCGTACTGGGCACGGCGCCAATCACGGTGACTGCGTCCGGCGACGGCCTGACGGAGACTCAGACCGTGAACCTGAGAGTCCCATCAGGCATCCAGATTTATCCCTTGGCAGCGACTCTTACCATGCAGTCGGCGGGCCTGGCATCGATAGTCGTGACCGCGAATCCGAAAGATGGCGCGCACGGTCCGGCCAGCGCAGCCGGTGCGATGCTGAACCTGGTCGCCGGACTGCCTTCAGGCGTGACCTCCTCGATCAGTGCGCCAACCATATACTCCTCGGGGATCGTCGCATGGACCGTGAACCTGAAGGGAAGCAGTTCAACGGTGGCCGGATCTTCGACATTGAATCTGGTTGCGCAGGTGACCGATGCGGTCAGTGGCGTGGTCTACTTGGCGAGCCAGAGTGTGGCGTTGAACGTACAGCTCACGCCTCCTACGCTGAGCTTCTCTCCGGCGTCTCAGCAGATAACGGTAGTGCAGGGCACAATGGCCAGCGACGAATTTACCTTCCAGAGGGGTGGCTCGTTCAACGGGCCGGTGAGTCTGAGTGTCTCGGGACTGCCGGCTGGAGTAAGCGCATCCTGGAGCAGCAATCCGGTGACGCTTTCGTCGTCAGGTGGCGGCGCCAGCACTCTGACGCTGACCGCGGCGGCCTCGGCCGTACTGGGCACGGCGCCGATCACTGTGACTGCCTGCGGTGACGGCCTGACAGAGACACAGACCATGAGCCTGAATATCCCATCGGGCATCCGGATTTCGGTATCGCCTGCAACTCCGATTCTGCAAACGCTAGGCCAGGCATCGATAGTCGTGACCTCAAATCCGCAAGATGGAGCGCACGGTCCGACCAGCGCAGCCGATGCGATGCTGAAACTGGTCTCCGGACTGCCCCCGGGTGTGACCTCCTCAATTGGTGCGCCGACCATATACTCCTCGGGGATCGTCGCGTGGACCGTGAATCTGAAGGGAAGCAGCGAAGCGGTGGCCGGATCCTCGACCTTGAATCTGGTTGCGCAGGTGACCGATGCGGTCAGCGGCGTGATCTACTCGGCAAGCCAGAGTGTGGCGTTGAACGTGCAACTTACACCTCCCATGCTGAGCTTCACTCCGGTTTCCCAGCAGATGACCGTAGTGCAGGGCGCAACGGCCAGTGACGAGTTCATCTTCCAGAGAGGTGGCTCGTTCAACGGGCTGGTGAGCCTGAGTGTCTCGGGCCTGCCGGCCAGAGTAACCGCATCCTGGAGCAGCAATCCGGTGACGCTTTCCTCGTCGAGCGGCACCAGCACGCTGACGCTGACCGCGGCTCCCTCCGCCGCACTGGGAAACACGCCAATCACCGTGACTGCCTCCGGCGATGGCCTGACGGAGACTCAGAAGGTGAATCTAGCCGTGACAGATGTTCCGCGGATAACAGTTTCCTCGTCCGAATCTCTGACCATGCAATCAGCAGGACAGGCCTCAATTAAAGTGATCTCGAGTCCGCTGGATGGCGCGCACGGTCCGGCCAGCGCAGCTGGTGCGACACTTAGTCTCGTTTCCGGACTGCCTTCAGGTGTGACCTCCTCGATCGGTGCGCCGAGCATATCCTCTTCGGGGGTTGTCGCATGGACCGTGAACCTGAAGGGGAGCAGCGCGGCGGTGGCCGGATCCTCGACCTTGAATCTGGTTGCGCAGGTGACCGATGCGGTCAGCGGCGTGATCTACTCGGCAAGCCAGAGTGTGGCGTTGAACGTGCAACTTACACCTCCCATGCTGAGCGTCACTCCGGTTTCCCAGCAGATGACCGTAGTGCAGGGCGCAACGGCCAGTGACGAGTTCATCTTCCAGAGAGGTGGCTCGTTCAACGGGCCGGTGAGTCTGAGCGTCTCGGGACTGCCGGTTCGTGTAACCGCATCTTGGAGCAGCAATCCGGTGACGCTTTCCCCGTCGGGTGGCGCCAGCACGCTGACGCTGACCGCGGCGGCCTCCGCTGCACTGGGCACCGCGCCAATCACGGTGACTGCCTCCGGCGATGGCCTAACAGAGACTCAGACCGTGAACCTGAGAATACCATCAGGCATCCAGATTTTTCCCCTGGCAGCGGCTCTTACCATGCAGTCGGCAGGCGAGGCATCGATAGTCGTGACCGCGAATCCGCAGGATGGAGCGCACGGTCCAGCCGGCGCAGCCGGCGCGATGCTGAACCTGGTCGCCGGTCTGCCTCCGGGCGTGACCTCCTCGATCAGTGCGCCAACCATATACTCTTCGGGGATCGTCGCGTGGACCGTGAACCTGAAGGGGAGCAGCGCGGCGGTGGCCGGATCCTCGACCTTGAATCTGGTTGCGCAGGTGACCGATTCGGTCAGCGGCGTGGTCTACTCGGCCAGTCAAAGTGTGGCGTTGAATGTACAGCTCACGCCTCCCACGCTGAGCTTCACTCCGGCGAGCCAGCAGATGACGGTAGTGCAGGGCGCAACGGCCAGTGACGAGTTTACCTTCCAGAGGGGTGGCTCGTTCAACGAGCCGGTGAGTCTGAGCGCCTCGGGTCTGCCGGCTGGTGTAACCGCATCCTGGAGCAGCAATCCGGTCACGCTTTCGTCGTCAGGTGGCGGCGCCAGCACGCTGACGCTGACCGCGGCTCCCTCCGCCGCACAGGGCACCACGCCAATCACGGTGACTGCCTCCGGCGATGGCCTGACGGAGATCCAGACTGTGAGCTTGAATATCCCATCGGGCATCCGGATTTCGGTCTCGCCTGCAACTCCGATTCTGCAAACGCTAGGCCAGGCCTCGATCGTCGTGACCTCAAATCCGCAAGATGGAGGGCACGGTCCGGCCAGCGCAGCCGGGGCGATGCTGAACCTGGTATCCGGACTGCCCCCGGGTGTGACCTTCTCGATTAGTGCACCAACCATATACTCCTCGGGGATCGTCGCATGGACCGTGAACCTGAAGGGGAGCAGCACTGCGGTGGTCGGCTCCTCGACCTTGAATCTGGTCGCACAGGTGACCGATGCGGTCAGTGGCATGGTCTACTCGGCCAGCCAGAATGTAGCGTTGAGCGTGCAGCTCACGCCTCCCACTCTGAGTTTCACTTCGACGTCTCAGCAGATGAAGGTGGTGCAAGGCGCCATGGCCAGCGACGAGTTCAGCATCAAGGGAGGTGGCTCGTTCAACGGGCCTGTGAGTCTGAGTGTCTCGGGTTTGCCGGCTGGGGTAACCGCATCCTGGAGCAGCAATCCGGTGACGCTTTCCTCGTCAGGCGGCGCCAGCACGCTGGCGCTGACCGCGGCGCCCTCCGCCGCACTGGGCACCACTCCGATCACCGTGACTGCCTCCGGTGATGGCCTCTTAGAAAATCAAAACTTGAACCTTCAAGTAAGCCAGGCCCAGATCACCTTTTCATTTTCCATCAGCAACCAAGAAACTCACACAAGTGCTGGTGTGTACAACTCCTCCGGGGTCTTGGTCAAGACGCTATGGGCAAACACCGTCTTTGCCCCGGGTACTTACACCGGTGGATGGGATGGAACTACGGATCTCGGCGCCCCGGTACCGATTAACGGCTCTTATACAGTCAAACTGCTTACCAATAACGTCAACTATAACTGGGACGGCATGATCGGTTCGACCAGTGAGAACTGGCTTACTCCGGAGCGATGGGAATCGTTCGCCTGGAACGGGAATTTGCGGATGGCGTTTGTCGGCACTACCGGATGGTTCTCCACTGGATATGCAGAAGGTCCGTTCAATTTCGGATATTTTGAGGACACGGATCCCAACAGGCCGATGATGGTCAATCCACCCAACTCGAATCTCCCGGGAGGGGCCGTGACATCTCCCTACTTCGACTCGGATTTAATGTTGGTCGACGTTGCGACGGACGGACAATGGTTATATTTTGCATCACAACCCATGTGGTCAGGGCTGTTGTCATATGTCACCGCATTTGACGTCTCTGCCTCGGATCCCAATTCGGCGATTCCGGCTGTTTTTGGAAACGGAGCTAGCACGAGCGGTCCGTCGTGCTCTCTATATCCGGAAAGCTCTTGTGGGATAACAACTCCAGGCGCCACAGCTTGGTTCAATACGACGCTGAGCTACATCGATTCAGAGCCGGCCGGACAACTACCTCCGACGGGAATTGCCGTTCAAAAAAATGGAAACATTCTCGCCGTCGCTCATGGCGACTACACCTCGAATGGCACATCCTTTATGGGGTCTGATTTGACGGCTTATCAATCAAATATGATTCGGCTGTTTGACAAGCGCCGGGGAACATCTTTGGGAGTCATTACATCGATCTCCAACCCAACCCAGATGGCCTTCAACTCGCAGGGGCTCTGGGTCCTTTCCAATGGTTCTGTCTATCTTGTCAGCAATCCTGGAGGGAGCAATACGGTAACGCAACCAATCCCGTCGCTCTCGAATCCAGTCTCCTTGGCCACCAACTCCGCCACTGATCATGTTTTTATTCTGGACGGTGGAACGAGCCAGCAGATGAAGGAATTTGACTCTAATTTTCATTTGGTTGGAACCTACGGAGTTCTTGGCGGATATAACGATTGCAACCCGACGATTCGAAACGATCATTTGATGTTGGATAATTCAGCCATAACGGGACAGAATTCTTCCAACCTATCATGGATTCGAGTAGAAGAGACTACTGGGGATGTTTGGATTCAGGATGGGGGAAATATGTCCCGTATTTTGCATCTCACCCTGGCCTCCGCGAGCAATGGGATTAACACCTACAAGTACGTGAATCAGATACAGTTTCATTTTCCAAATTATGCATTGGCGACTTCGAAGACGATGCCCACCAGGCTCTTTGTGCGTCTCTTTGAATACGCCGTCAGTTATGATCCTGAGACCCCGCTTCAGCCAGGCGACCCCGACCCGAATCTGGGTGGAAACGGCAGTTGGAATTTGGTAAAGAATTGGGGTGTGTGCGCGGACGGCGCTGGTGGATCAACCTACGAAGGTTTCAGCGCGTCCGGACAGGAGTTAGGAATCGTAACTGCGGAGCAGCTGACTAATGGACAGGCTTATGTTGAAATCGGTCGCTCCGGCGACCTCCTCGTATACGAACTGCCCTCCAGCGGCACATCTCCGATGAGGATGACTTCCGTGTCATTTCTAAATTGGGGGTGGAAACAATTGTTTCGCGATGGGAGTCTGGGATACACGGAGAAGTCTGGCCAAGCGCCCAACATCATCGACACCGTGTATAACGCACCCTTGATAGGGTTCGACAGTCAAGACAATCCACAGTGGGGTAGTTTCACTCCTGTGGCTGTCGCAGAAATTAACTCGACGAATCAACCGGTTGGTAACTCAGGATGGAGTTTGAATTTGACTGGAGTTGAGCCTACTACGGGTGGCTACTACCCTGTATATCAGGCTGGCTCGCCATTCAACTCATCATCAACAACACGTTACCCTCATCTTGGAGCGATAAAATCTGGACTGCAGAACTACGCGTGGACGACAATGCCAGAAGTCTGCATGACAGTTCCGGACAATCACGGCGGCTTCCCATGTACGAATAGTTATGGTGATCACAACGGAATTGGCCCCGAACAAACTGAGGGGCGAAATATATTCTTGATGTATGACGGCCAGTACGCCTCATATGGAGACCAAATTTACCATTACTGGGAAGATGGCCTGCTTGTTGGACAGTTTGGAAATCAGTTCCCTTACGGTAACACCCCTGTCGGAAACCCACCGACCGGGCAAGCCGGAAACATCAGGAGATTCACAACTGTTTCAAATGGCAACGATGTGTACCTGTATCACACTGACGAGGCCATCCACCCTCCGATACATCGCTGGCACATTTCTAACCTTCAATCGATCCATGAGTTCTCCGTCGTCAGTCCGTTGGGGGCGACATCAACTTTGCAGCTTAATCAGTTATTTTAG
- a CDS encoding DUF433 domain-containing protein, with protein sequence MVIEDPEILSGTPVIQGSRIPVYDVASLVEERTPMDELKELYPRLSEEQFRLASVYAKARPLRGRPKRKSLPDSSRISVSKKNLREASIGGPKRAKVASR encoded by the coding sequence ATGGTGATTGAAGATCCCGAAATTCTTTCTGGAACACCAGTCATACAAGGAAGCAGAATCCCGGTCTATGACGTTGCCAGTCTCGTAGAAGAAAGGACTCCGATGGACGAACTCAAAGAGCTCTACCCCAGGTTGTCCGAGGAGCAGTTTCGTCTTGCTTCTGTGTACGCAAAGGCTCGGCCTCTCCGAGGTCGGCCAAAGCGGAAATCGCTGCCTGACTCGAGTAGGATTTCCGTCTCGAAGAAGAATCTTCGAGAGGCCTCCATAGGAGGACCTAAACGTGCAAAAGTTGCTTCTCGATGA
- a CDS encoding DUF5615 family PIN-like protein: MQKLLLDENLSPTLVDVAHAMGFVCSHINFLGLNCAKDWELKSTILDGDYTFVTNNSVDFRGPAKTPGSQGVYSSISLHAGLVCIDATGGLNLDRQKRLFVLILSDIEKHGDLTNQVLQVTLTPDGAVELSRYSMPR, from the coding sequence GTGCAAAAGTTGCTTCTCGATGAAAACCTTAGTCCAACGCTGGTTGATGTTGCCCACGCGATGGGATTCGTGTGCTCGCACATCAACTTTCTTGGTCTGAATTGCGCCAAAGATTGGGAGTTAAAATCTACGATCCTCGATGGTGATTACACGTTCGTCACGAATAACAGCGTCGACTTCCGTGGCCCCGCGAAAACCCCAGGAAGCCAGGGTGTTTATTCAAGCATCTCCCTCCATGCCGGCCTCGTCTGCATCGACGCTACGGGGGGTCTCAATCTGGATAGACAGAAGCGTCTGTTTGTACTCATTCTTTCCGACATCGAAAAGCATGGTGATCTGACAAATCAGGTGTTGCAGGTGACGCTTACACCCGATGGAGCAGTGGAACTCAGCCGTTATTCGATGCCGCGCTAG
- a CDS encoding PadR family transcriptional regulator: MKQKRDVQQGTLALMVLKTLQVLGPLHGYAIARRIAQISNELLSVNQGTLYPVLLRLEQERAVASEWGPSENNRRARFYRLTRAGEKLLQTEKRDWEQTAAIIARFFEVKAEDLA, encoded by the coding sequence ATGAAGCAGAAGAGGGATGTACAGCAGGGGACATTAGCGTTGATGGTGCTGAAGACGCTTCAAGTTCTGGGCCCGCTGCACGGATACGCAATTGCACGACGCATCGCGCAGATCAGCAATGAACTTCTCTCAGTTAACCAGGGAACGCTCTATCCGGTCCTGCTGAGACTTGAGCAAGAGCGCGCGGTCGCATCGGAGTGGGGACCTTCAGAGAACAACCGGCGTGCCCGTTTCTACCGGCTCACTCGCGCCGGTGAAAAACTGCTCCAAACGGAGAAGCGCGATTGGGAACAGACAGCGGCGATCATTGCGCGTTTTTTTGAAGTGAAGGCAGAGGATTTGGCATGA
- a CDS encoding ABC transporter permease — protein sequence MRILNRLFVRLWNFCLGIRDDERLREEMGTHVAMQAEENVRGGMTPIEAHRHAVLTLGAVEAIREQYHEEEGLPLLESLLYDFRYALRQLRRSPAFTLTAVLTLALGIGATTAIFTLVEQVMLQSLPVTRPDQLWRIGFRPHCCEWAGYSEDQDDDAPGNWNLFPYEAYKLFRANTTGFQDLAALQAGNQPVAVRRAGSAGLPETANGEFVSGNFFQTLGVSAWRGRLLVDVDDREGAPPVAVMSFHAWQEKYGSDPSVVGATYQINDRAFTIVGVAPAGFIGANMTSWGVPDLWMTVATEPLMLGKTARMKNPRVDWLDLIGRARPGTNPRALQAELQGELHGWLASHVADMSPQERAVWQKQTLRVSPGGAGFSSLRRYYSESLLLLMVTACCVLLVACANIANLLLARGLRNRQQTAVRVALGASRGRLVRNALLESVTLSLIGGVAGLAVAWAGARLILYLAFHMLERSTWIPVHASPSVLVVLFALGVSVLTGVIFGVAPAWMTSHAEPVEAMRGANREVGGGRHWAQKALVIAQVAVSLVLLSAAAMLGGSLRNLEHQNFGFDPEGRYLVSINSPILSGHKQEQLVPFYREIQDRLSSIPGVRGVSATTYAPMAGGQWGHDIRIQGKPEPGPKDDVSADWTRITPGFFDSIGVRMLAGRTINEDDNGNGRHVAVVNEAFAKKFFGNQNPIGQHFGPGPIKNSGTYEIVGVVQDIHYVTWSFADPDRPMYYVPEAQTVAFDQRDLQSDELLSQNLFNIVVWAPGQPTNIPMQVKKALAAVDPNLMIRDIQPYMRVIQGTFDQQNMIASLTWLFGAVGLVLAAIGLYGVTAYGVEQRRSEIGVRMALGADRGSVVAMVLRGAFWQVGIGLGIGIPAAIGAGYLMASQLFGVTPWNPLLLAVATVLLGLAALFAAMIPARRAASIDPMQALRSE from the coding sequence ATGAGAATCCTGAACCGGCTCTTCGTGCGTCTGTGGAATTTCTGCCTAGGCATCCGTGATGATGAGCGCCTGCGTGAGGAGATGGGGACGCACGTCGCGATGCAGGCAGAGGAGAACGTCCGAGGTGGGATGACTCCGATCGAAGCTCACCGTCATGCGGTGCTCACACTGGGAGCTGTCGAAGCGATTCGAGAGCAATACCATGAGGAAGAAGGACTGCCGCTACTCGAAAGTCTGCTGTATGACTTCCGCTATGCACTGCGTCAGTTGCGCAGATCACCTGCCTTTACGCTGACGGCGGTGCTCACACTGGCGCTGGGCATCGGCGCAACCACGGCGATCTTCACGCTGGTCGAGCAGGTGATGTTGCAATCGCTGCCGGTCACGCGACCGGATCAGCTTTGGCGCATCGGCTTCCGGCCCCATTGCTGCGAATGGGCTGGATACAGCGAGGACCAAGACGACGACGCGCCGGGCAATTGGAATCTGTTTCCGTATGAGGCATACAAGCTATTCCGGGCAAACACGACAGGATTCCAGGATCTGGCAGCGCTGCAGGCGGGTAACCAGCCGGTGGCAGTGCGACGCGCCGGCTCAGCGGGACTGCCGGAGACGGCGAATGGCGAGTTTGTTTCCGGAAACTTTTTCCAGACGCTGGGTGTATCGGCGTGGCGCGGAAGACTGCTTGTCGACGTCGATGACCGAGAGGGCGCGCCTCCGGTGGCGGTGATGAGCTTTCACGCGTGGCAGGAGAAGTACGGCTCCGATCCTTCGGTGGTGGGAGCGACATACCAGATCAACGACCGTGCATTCACGATCGTCGGCGTGGCTCCGGCTGGTTTCATTGGAGCGAACATGACGAGCTGGGGCGTGCCGGATCTGTGGATGACGGTCGCGACGGAGCCGTTGATGCTCGGTAAAACGGCGCGAATGAAAAATCCGCGGGTCGACTGGCTGGACTTGATCGGACGTGCGCGTCCCGGAACCAATCCGAGAGCGCTTCAGGCAGAGCTGCAGGGCGAATTGCACGGCTGGCTGGCCAGCCACGTGGCGGATATGAGTCCGCAGGAAAGAGCTGTGTGGCAGAAGCAGACGCTTCGCGTGTCGCCTGGCGGTGCAGGTTTCTCCAGTTTGCGGAGGTATTACAGCGAGAGCCTCCTGCTGCTGATGGTCACGGCTTGCTGCGTTTTGCTGGTGGCTTGCGCTAACATCGCCAATCTGCTGCTGGCGCGCGGTCTGAGAAACCGGCAACAGACGGCGGTGCGCGTGGCGCTAGGAGCATCGCGCGGACGCCTGGTGAGGAATGCGCTGCTGGAAAGCGTTACGTTATCCCTGATCGGCGGCGTGGCCGGCTTGGCTGTGGCCTGGGCGGGGGCGCGCCTGATACTTTATCTCGCCTTCCACATGCTGGAGCGAAGCACCTGGATTCCAGTGCATGCTTCGCCCTCTGTTCTGGTCGTGCTCTTCGCGCTCGGAGTCTCTGTGCTGACCGGAGTGATCTTTGGCGTCGCGCCGGCGTGGATGACTTCGCACGCGGAGCCGGTGGAGGCGATGCGTGGCGCCAATCGCGAGGTGGGAGGCGGCCGTCATTGGGCACAGAAGGCGCTGGTGATTGCGCAGGTGGCGGTATCGCTGGTGTTGCTGAGCGCCGCTGCGATGCTGGGCGGCAGCCTGCGCAATCTGGAGCACCAGAACTTCGGGTTCGATCCGGAGGGGCGTTATCTGGTTTCCATCAATAGCCCCATACTGTCGGGCCATAAGCAGGAACAACTGGTCCCGTTCTATCGTGAGATTCAGGACCGGCTCAGCTCCATCCCCGGGGTGCGCGGCGTCAGCGCCACCACCTATGCGCCGATGGCCGGTGGTCAATGGGGTCACGACATTCGGATTCAGGGCAAACCAGAGCCCGGTCCGAAGGACGATGTATCCGCAGACTGGACCCGCATCACTCCGGGGTTCTTCGATTCGATCGGCGTCCGAATGCTGGCAGGGCGCACCATCAACGAAGACGACAACGGGAATGGGCGGCACGTGGCTGTTGTCAACGAAGCCTTCGCGAAGAAATTCTTCGGTAATCAGAATCCCATCGGCCAACACTTCGGACCGGGTCCTATAAAGAATTCGGGGACCTACGAGATTGTCGGCGTCGTCCAGGACATCCATTACGTAACTTGGAGTTTCGCAGATCCAGACCGGCCCATGTATTACGTCCCCGAGGCGCAGACCGTTGCCTTCGATCAGCGAGATCTCCAGAGTGACGAGCTTTTGTCGCAGAACCTCTTTAACATCGTCGTCTGGGCACCGGGGCAGCCGACCAACATTCCCATGCAGGTGAAGAAGGCCCTGGCTGCGGTCGATCCGAACCTGATGATCCGTGACATTCAGCCGTATATGAGAGTGATTCAGGGAACTTTCGACCAGCAGAACATGATCGCCAGCCTTACTTGGCTGTTTGGCGCGGTTGGCCTGGTGCTGGCTGCGATTGGCCTTTATGGCGTGACCGCATATGGCGTGGAGCAACGCAGGAGCGAGATTGGAGTGCGCATGGCGCTTGGGGCGGATCGCGGCTCGGTCGTTGCGATGGTGTTGCGCGGAGCGTTCTGGCAGGTTGGCATCGGATTGGGGATCGGGATTCCGGCGGCTATTGGAGCGGGATATCTAATGGCGAGCCAGCTTTTCGGAGTCACGCCGTGGAATCCATTATTGTTGGCGGTGGCGACGGTACTTCTCGGATTGGCGGCGCTGTTTGCTGCAATGATTCCCGCGCGGAGAGCTGCCAGCATTGATCCGATGCAGGCGCTGCGCAGCGAATGA